The genome window TGAGAGTCGTTCCCGGGTTTCCTGAACGACGATCGGCGCGCCGACTCGAGTCTGCAGGACAATGCGACACCGCTGATTGATGCCTCCTTTGGGACCGTTGATATCTGTAATGCAGATGCGGACCGTTTTGATCCAGTTCTCGACGCGATTGACGGCCTTGTCCCATTCGCGTTCGATGTACTCTCTGGTTCCGGGACCACAGTTGATCTGTGTGGCGACACATTCAAAATCATAGTTTCTCATTGGAAAATCCTTTGGGAAAGAGAACAACGGTTTCAACGATTGAAGTGAATCTCGGTGGTGCAGTAGATCAGGAGTTTTCTCACCAGCGTGCCGAGTCTGCTCTACTGGAAACGCCTGAATGATACATTCGCTTAAAATTTTCGTATGAAGCTGACATGATCAGATCGAATTCTGCCGATTCGTGTTGCTGAAACTTCTGATAGAACTGATCAAAACGTTCGATCTGTGCCGCGTAAGTGGTTTGATTCCATTCCGGGTATAACGCCTCTTCAACCTGCTCGGCGATCGATGCGATTTCCAGGTATAAATCTTCATGCTGATCCCTCAGCCGCTGTGACTCAGCAGCGGTGAGGGCATCGACCTGGTCTGCATGATCGAAATAGCCGAAGGTGGCTTCCAAAGCGAAATGCATCGCCAGCTGGTCTCTCAGCTCATTGACGAGCACGCTGAACCATTCCGGTTTGAGTATTAACGGATCGGGGACCAGCCAGAAAGTACGCAGATTTTCCATGAGATTGTAGAGCCTGAGATTGTCCTCTTTGATCTCTTTGAGAAAAGCAGCATTAACAGTGACCTGACGAGAGTTGCTGATCATGGTGATGTTCCCGTTTAGAAAAGTGTGTCTCGAATTGAGTCTGTGCTGCACCAACAGTGACATGCAGAGCAACAGCGGCAGATTCCGGACCGGAGTGCTGCAGACTGATTGCCGATAATAAAAGCTGCAGCGAATAATACGTCTTGAGGTGTCCCGTGATCGAGATCCGTTCCCGATCCTGTTGGCAGGTGAGCTGCAGAAATTGCGTGTCTTTCAGCAGATCATCCACGCTTGATTTCGTCAGTGTGATGGAATCCGTCGCCACTCCATTGTTTGACATGTCATCCCCGTTTGCTTGAGTGAGGGGCGGACTGTCAACTGCCGTTGACAGTGTCACCCCACGTTGATGGTGGCTGCCGGAAGGTAAAACAGACCATGGTGCGCCGCAGGTTAGAATCAGGCCCCAGTACAAGCCTGTCTCTCGCTCATCCAGACGGCACACCATGGTGATCCTCCTTAAA of Gimesia sp. contains these proteins:
- a CDS encoding hemerythrin domain-containing protein: MISNSRQVTVNAAFLKEIKEDNLRLYNLMENLRTFWLVPDPLILKPEWFSVLVNELRDQLAMHFALEATFGYFDHADQVDALTAAESQRLRDQHEDLYLEIASIAEQVEEALYPEWNQTTYAAQIERFDQFYQKFQQHESAEFDLIMSASYENFKRMYHSGVSSRADSARW